Part of the Candidatus Margulisiibacteriota bacterium genome is shown below.
TTTGATCTTGAAACAAACTACCGCCAGAAAAAACAATCAAATCGCAATAATTCACACCAGCAATTAAATGGGTAATTTTTTTTCTTGAGAAAACAATCACGTCATATTTTTCTTTAGTAATCTCTGGAGAGTCTGTGAACACAGCTATCTTAATTGGTACATGATACTTTTTACATTGGCTAATCATTGCACGAAGAATAGCCTCGTCGCCAACATTATTATTGCCAAAAAAACCAACCAGCCCTATTTTCATTAGTAAACTAAAAGATACCTTTCAATAGCCCTAACCGCTAAATGTGCATCATTGATTGCTGAAACTGACATACTATTGGAATTTATTCTACAGGAACCAACAGCGTATACTCCTGGAATGGCAGTTTCCATATCCTCATTAACTTGCAAGTAATTATCTTTGTATAACAACTCCTCCTCAATAAAAAAAGTATTGGCTACCGACAAGCTACAATCAAAAACACAATCAACATCCAAAACTTCACCATTTGTTAATAATATTTTTTCTATCTGCTCTTCACCAACTAGATCAAAAAACCGTTCATTAGAAACTGAAACGTTTGCTAAAGAATATAGTCTTTCAGACGTTTCTGCACTTACTTCTGCAACCTCTGTCTCTAGTACTAAATGGACTTTACGAACCAACGGGCTGAAATATTCTGCTATTCTAAACGCATGAATATTGTTACCAAGCACAGCTAAATTTTTACCCATATAATATACAATGTCCATCATGGGATCTATTGCCAAATCAAGGTGGACATTGGGAGTCTCTCTTTTTCTGAAAGTTATGCCAGTAGCAAAAACAACTGTTTTTGCTAACATAATCCCATTCTGAGTACATATCTTTTTTACTCTAGAGGATAATTCAAAAACAGAAACCACCTTGCTATACATAACATGAATATTTTTATCTTTTAATAAATACTCTACTCTACTTTTAGAAAAAACATCACTCTGAGATAAAAGCCCCAGCTCTCTAAACTGAGAAACGACCTCCAAAACACTTAGAACTCCAGTTTCCTCGATTATTACAACACTAAGTCCTTTATCTGCAGCTTCAATGGCCGTACTTAAGCCTGAAACCCCACCACCAATAACAAGCACATCGTAAACAAAAGGAAAATCCTCCTGTAACTTTTTGAAGTCAATGGCTTCTAGAGTTTCCATGCTAATTACCGTTACTAATCATAAAGTTGGTTTTGTTGTCTGAATAAATCTTGTTTTTTTTCAAATCCAAAGTAATATCATTACTCTTTAAAACATTTTTCCCCTGATTAACTATTGCTTCTCCTTTAAAAATCATCAGACCTTTGTCTGGGTAATAGACAAGTTTCTGGCTATACACAATATACTCTTTGTAAATCACTTGCACATCCTTGAAAGCATTGACGATATTCTTTTCTCTGTCAAAAACCATTTCTTGACAATAAATTTTGACTTCTAAATAGTCAGCAATGATATTATCAAAAAGATTTATTTTATTTTTGGATTCTTTATAATTAGCTTTGTCTGCTCGAATGATCAGCTTGCCCTGTTCAATAACTATTTTTTCATTTGCTTCAAAATAATTGGTAGAAAGATTTACTTCAAACCTTTCGGCCTTAATATTTACAGGATTATCCTCTGCTGCAAAGCAAACTAAAAAAACAAATAGTGAAACAAATATTATTACTCTACTCATTGTAAAACAAACTCCCCTCCTCTATAAGTTTTCAACAGAAGCCTTGTCATATCATATTCTAATTCATTCCCACTGTAAACGTGCTGACCGCGTTTAAAATAAACGTTAGAGCTTGCATAAACTACTCCCCTATCAAGATAATAATCAATAACATCAGCAGAAATAATCAAACCATCTTCAGAGTTAATGGTCGATTCATGCATAATAAACTTTTTGTCAAAAATCTCTATTTTTTTGGCAACTACATTAAACTCTAGCTCTCCTTGCAAAAAATGTTCGATGTTTGCATTCAGAAGAACAAGGTTTGGTTCATTTGTTTTTGAAGGTGATTTATAAGTGTAATCAACCCTCAAAAAAATTAAGTATAATAAAACCACAAAAGCAAAA
Proteins encoded:
- a CDS encoding NAD(P)/FAD-dependent oxidoreductase → METLEAIDFKKLQEDFPFVYDVLVIGGGVSGLSTAIEAADKGLSVVIIEETGVLSVLEVVSQFRELGLLSQSDVFSKSRVEYLLKDKNIHVMYSKVVSVFELSSRVKKICTQNGIMLAKTVVFATGITFRKRETPNVHLDLAIDPMMDIVYYMGKNLAVLGNNIHAFRIAEYFSPLVRKVHLVLETEVAEVSAETSERLYSLANVSVSNERFFDLVGEEQIEKILLTNGEVLDVDCVFDCSLSVANTFFIEEELLYKDNYLQVNEDMETAIPGVYAVGSCRINSNSMSVSAINDAHLAVRAIERYLLVY
- a CDS encoding LptA/OstA family protein, with product MSRVIIFVSLFVFLVCFAAEDNPVNIKAERFEVNLSTNYFEANEKIVIEQGKLIIRADKANYKESKNKINLFDNIIADYLEVKIYCQEMVFDREKNIVNAFKDVQVIYKEYIVYSQKLVYYPDKGLMIFKGEAIVNQGKNVLKSNDITLDLKKNKIYSDNKTNFMISNGN